The region CTTAACGGATTGAGAGGAGTTGACCGACTCCAGACGAGGGTTTCCGGGAAGATATCTTTGGGGACTTCGAAATAGGCAGGAAGTGATGAATTTGACATAAGTCAACCTTGAAGAAGCGGCAGATTCAAGAACCACTTGACTTTACGTCATAATGCGAACTACATTTTGAGCGTCCGTGTCATGGACTGACAACCGCTTCACATTAGCCGTTTCCAGCTTCGGGAGGCCTCGAACGTGACAAAGAAAGAAATTGTCAAAGCGATCTCCGACGAGATTGGGCTGACCCAACTCAAAACGAAAGAGATTGTCCAGAAGACGTTCGACGCCATTGTGGAGACTCTGGTGGCGGACGGACGCATTGAACTTCGCAACTTTGGTGTCTTCGAAGTGAAGAAGCGTGCAGCCCGTAAGGCTCGAAATCCCAGGACGGGCGATAAGGTCTTTGTTCCCGAAAAGTTCGTGGTCACTTTCAAGCCCGGGAAAGAGATGGAAGAAAAGGTGCGGCAGCTGGAAGAAGCTGCTGCCCGTGAAGCCATGGCTCGCCACGAACAGGAACAGGCTGCTGAACGCGCCGCTGAGCAGGTTGCGGCAATTCCTGCTCCAGTTGCAGCAACTCCTCCACCGAGCTATGCCGAACCTGCTGCTGCCATCAGCCCAGTTCCAGCCCCGTTGCCTTCAGTCAATGGGCATGAATCGGGTATCAGCGAGACCGCAGTTCCCGGCACTTCCCAAGACTCAGGGCAGGTCTGATGCGTAATTAAAGACGCCTGACGTTTCCTGCCTTATCCTGTCATCAGTACAGAGAACCGCTCGAGAGAGCGGTTTTTTCGTTTTCTGATCAAGCCACAGTTGCCAGTGGCGTTCGAGCACTGATGCTTAGGGAGATCGTGTGTCGAAACAGGCTTCCAACAGGCAGAAACTGCATCAATGTGAAAACGTAAGAGCAAAGAATGCCTAAAGATAAACGTTTTGCGCGAATACGACGACTTTTCCAAAGTTAACGGGGAATTGCGTCGATAACTCCCAGCAGAACGAGAGCCATTCAGGGCGGTAAGGAGCTGCCCTGCAGGCTGTCTGATGCACGCGGTGTGTCGGACAATTTCCCAGGGAGGGGAACATGCGGACTCGATTGTTTGCCGGACTTTTACTGCTTGCAGCCACCACCTTTCAGGTGGGATGCATAGTTCCTATTTATTCGTCTTCACCAGACGTTCGAGCCCGCCAGCTGATCTACGTTTCGGAAGGCTATCGCCATATTCCGGAAATCTGGGATCGCGTCTGGGGCCTCGATATGCCTGATCTGGCGACACCGTATCGCACCCATGGCGGTATATTCTAAAGTCGCTCTGCTGATGACTGCCGTATGCTGAAGGCTTTTTTGCCCTCGGCTTGCACATGCGACGGCTTTCACATTGAAGCAGCCTGTGACATCGAATCAGCCACGCGTCATCAATCGTGATGATGTTGATGAATCGCTATTAATCAGCATGGCTCATGGCTTTGCCTTTTCAGGTTTTGCTGCGTCAAGCTGGCTATGAAAAAATGATATGCCCGTCTCGGAATGGTTCCGTGACGGGCATATTCCATTTTCGCCGAAGGTCTACGGCTGTTGGCAAGCGTTCCTGTTGCCGGTGCTATCGGAAAATCTCGACACAAAGCCGTTCTAGGCAAAGCGGCAGAAATTGCCTATAGTCGCGTTTAGGCTTTCTCAGTTCTTCAGGGAGATGGCAGGAAGCCCTGTGCAGAAGGAACTGCCCGATGGATCGCCCGCAACTGTTTTCGATGTTGACGATTGGTTTACTCATCCTGTCAGGACAACTTTTCTCTGGTTGTGCTGGTGAAGGCCGCTATCTCACGCTGATGCCCAGGCCTATCGCCACAGAACGGAAGGCGTCTGAAATACATGACCCTTACCCTGAAAAGTATGTCGCCCCCGATACTTTTAACCGCCCGAGAGCATTCATTGCTCCGCGTACCGACGAACGCCAGTCATTCGATCTCCGTTCGATCCAGGCGACAGTTGGCCAGGCACGCCCAGGTTCTCCCTTTGCTGAGCAGCCGGTGCCCTATCAGAAACCAGAAGCAACTCCTCGATTGGTCTACGAACAAAGGCAGTTTCCCGGGCCTGATGGTGCCGCCACTATGGTCGCACGGCCTGACGGTGGTTTTCCGTCCAGTCGAGCGGCCATGGTTGCTGCTCCGCCTGTGGCGACAACTGCGAATGGCATGGCCGTTGATCCTTTCTGAGGGGCGTGGCCGGAAGCGAGATTTTTCGCCGGCAGTCATGATCTATTTGCTGGCGATCTCATTGGTCTTTGGGGGAAGAGTCGCTTCAGCGCAAGTGCCTGAAAGATCACCAGCGGATGTTCAAATTGAAAAACCTCTCCCACGTCGGGATACCATCGAGATCGATGCCCGTAAGCTGCTGACACCCGCGACAGACGCCAGCATTAATAAAGGGCTGGCTTTTCTTGCTGCCCGCCAGCATACCGATGGTTCGTTTGGTTCCGGGTCAATTTATCGGAGAAATGTGGCAGTCACCGGGTTGGCAGGGATGTCGATGCTGGCTGCCGGCAGTACTCCCAGCCGCGGCAAGTATGCGACGGAAATCAAGCTGTCGATCGACTTCATTCTCAAGCACTCCAAGCCCTCAGGTTACATTCTTTGCGAGGAGAGTCCTTCGCATGGGCCCATGTACGGGCATGGCTTTGCAACACTTTATCTGGCGGAAGTCTATGGCATGACTCCTCAGGAAAATGTGCGCACAGCCCTGAAAAATGCCGTGAATCTGATTGTAGGCTCGCAAAATCCCGAAGGAGGATGGCGTTATGACCCGGATGGAAAAGATGCCGATATCTCGGTGACTGTCTGTCAGATGATGGCCTTGAGGGCGGCCCGAAATGCAGGGATTGCCGTCCCTCGGGAAACAGTCGATCGCTGTACCGAATATGTGAAGAAGTGCCAGAATGGTGATGGCGGATTCCGGTATCGACTGGAGCCCCGACCACAAAGCCAGTTTCCGAGATCTGCTGCAGCATTGGTGGCGTTGAACAGTGCCGGTATCTATGAAGGGCCGGAAATTCGCACCGGGATTGAGTACCTGCTGAGGTTTTCACCCAGAGCAGAACTCTTTCGCTATGAGAATCATTTCTATTACGGCCATTACTACGCAGTGCAGGTCATGTGGCATCGCGGTGGTGAGGGTTGGGAAAACTGGTACTCTGGCATTCGAGATGAACTCCTCGAGCGGCAACTCCCCGATGGAAGCTGGCCCGATTCGCTGATTTGTGCCGAGTATGGCACTGCCATGGCCTGTCTGATTCTGCAAATGCCCAATAACTATTTGCCAATCTTTCAGCGATAACGGGCCCGCCTGTGAACACTCGACTCCTGATCTTCAATGCTTTGATGCCCGTTTATCTGCTGGGCTCGATACCAGTCTGGAGTGCTGATCACGAACCCGCCTTGCCAGCTCGTATTCAACTCGTCAATGCGCAGGTGATTACAGCGCATCAGGTGCGAATGGATGGAAATGAGCTGGCGATCACTGCGGCTGATGGGACTCCATCGCGCTGGCCATGGAAAGAAATCGCTCGCATCGATTTTCGTTCTGAGTCGAAGGCAGCTTACGATGGGCTCCCTGTCCCTCAACACGAAATCTGGTTGACCAACGGCGACCGGATTGCCGCATTTGTCAAAGAGATACAAGACGAAAAACTCCAGATTGGCTGGGTTGAGCAGACCAAATGGCAGGCTGAGCCAATCCCGCTGGAATCGGTCGAAGTGGCTGTCCTGAAAGCTCCGACCAGTTCCTTTGCCAGAGCCAGTTTTCGCAGACGGATCCAATCATTGAGAGACGCTGCCGCTCGAAAGGACGATGTCGCACTTCTCTCCAATGGCGACGAATTCCCTGGCGAGTTCATAGAACTCGGTGCTGAGCAGGCGACATTGATGCGTTTGAAAGAATCGGTGCAGGTTCCTCGTTTTCGCATGGCGGCACTGGTCTTTAATGAAGAGCTACTGGTCGTACCTCAACCTGCGAAGCAGCGCTGGCGCGTGGTGACCAATGACGGTTCGGCGTTTACGGTGCGAGAACTTCGAACTGTCAATGGCGAAAAGGAACCTCCAGTAAAGCTCGAATTTCTGCTGATGACGGGAACTCGACTGGTAGTTCCTATGCAGGATATTCTGACCATCGAATTTGCTCCCGATTCGCTCCAATGGCTCGATGATCTGCCACTGGAATCTCATGCCTGGCACCCTTGGCTCCCGGCGACCGTTCAAGGCTCCTCAACGACCAAAAACATTCTTCTCACCAGACAGACAAGCAGGAATCGTCTCACGGGGATTCATGAAGGATTTGACGAAACCGCTTTCTGGTCACTCAGTATGTCTCCAGAAGCCGAGGTGACCTGGCGGTTAGCAAAAGGGGCATATCAACTCTCAGGCCGAGTCCATGTTCCGGGGGCCACCACACTTTCCGCTGCTGCCAAGGCCAGTATCGAGCAGAATGGAAAAACTCTCTGGGGCAGCCAGGAAATGAACCTCCAAAACAAATCGGAAGCGTTCCAGTTAGATTTCATCGTGACTGAGGAAGAAAAGCTGACTTTCAGAGCGAAGAGTGGCCCGGCGGGCGACCAGGGGATGCAATTGATCTGGAGCGATGTCTCGCTGCGGGTCAAGTAGCGGGATTTGAATCGTTAACGATGATTTGTGTGTATGCTTACAATTTGCACATGTTTCAGCTCGCTTGCTGATTGCGATGGACGATGTTCCGTTTGCTGCATTTCAGCCAGTTCACCTGTGGACGACCTTCGATCAATGCCTCTCAGACAGACCTCGTTGTGACTGAAAAAGAACTTTCCTTACAAGCGGGATCCAAGCTCATGCCATGGCTGCTCAAGCTGTGGCCGGGGTTGTTTTTTCTACTGACGGCGATCTGGTTGACGTGGCCCATGTCGGCAACGCTCTTGACGGCCATCCCGATCGGACTGGAAGGAGAGGCCACGGTACCGTTGTTTAATCTCTGGACCATCTGGTGGAACATTGATCAGTTAGGACACGGTTTTGCGGAGTATTGGCATGCACCGATCTTCTCACCGGCGCAGCTGACATTCGCACTTTCAGAGCCACAGCCCACCACGATGCTCTTAGCCCCCGTCTATGTCGCCACTGACTCCATGATTCTCTGCTACAACCTGGCTGTGCTGATTTTACTGGCAATGTGTGGACATGCGAGTTGGTCATTGCTCCGGTTGGTCCATGTTTCGTCTCCTCTGGCACTATTAGGTGGCTTACTCATCCAGCGACTTCCCTTTTCGTTCTGGCAAATGGGTGTGTTGCAGTTATTGGCACTGGCGGGGCCCCTCTGGACGATCTACTGGATTTTGAAATGTTGCCGGGAGCCAGGTTGGAGAACCTCTTTGGGTTTGGGCTTGAGTTTTGGATTGACGTACTGGTCGTGTAACTATTTTGGCTTGCTACTGAGTTTATCGATTGGGATCAGTGGGTTGCTGCTGTTCACCGCTGGCTGGTTTCTGCTCCCCGATTGGAGACGCTGGAAAGTCTGGGCCAGCCTGTTTGCAGCAGCAATACTGGCGGCCTGTTTGATCGGGCCGATGGCGCGTGTTCAGCAGGAAGCCGCCCGAGAAGAAAAGTGGCAAGCCGAGCGGCCGTTAGAACTCGTGCAGAATCTCTCGGCCCGGTGGAGTGATTACACCTGGTCACTCACAGCCCGACTGGGGGATTATCCCACAGCGATTGAGCCAGCCCGGCAAAACATCTGGCGCATGGGCTGTGGTGCTGTCGTGACGATCCTCGGCACATGGGGATTGGTCGTGGGTCTCTATCGACAGGATCGAAGGCTGCTGACTTGTACCGTGCTGACATTCAGTGTGGTTTCGCTGCTCCTTTCCTTTGGGCCGGAGTACGAGATTTTCGGTTGGTCGCCATCGTTATGGCTGCGCGATCATTATCCTGGATTTTCTCATTTGCGCAGCCCGTTTCGATTTGGCGCTTTTGTCCAACTGGGCTGGCACTTGTTGGCTATTCAAGGTGCGGAAGCATTTTCATTGGATCGCTGGAGATGGTTCCGAAAGTTGGTCGAAAGCGGGCCAGATCATGAGTTCGGCTGGCGACAGCTCAGCCTTCAGGCGCTGCTGACTTCGCCAGCCATCCTCGTACTGGGCTTGGCTGTTTATGAGGTCTGGCCGATGCCACAGGTCTGTCATCCTGTGCCGCAGGTTCATCCGACACCTCAGTGGATTGATGATCTCCGGCAGACGACGGAGCCGCATGAAGTGCTTGCTTGCTTACCATTTGCTAATGGAAGCGATGCCAGTGCGTATGAATCCACGACGCTGTGGATGTACTGGCAAACCCGGCATCACCGTCCCATGGTCAATGGTTACTCAGGTTTCTTTCCAGATGCCTATCTGGAATTGCGAGATGCCATGGAGACTTTCCCCAGCGAAGAATCGATGCGGCTGCTGACTCTGGCGGGAGTAAGATATCTGGTGATCGATACCAGTGTCTGTCCGGTCAACGATTGGAAAGAGATCGCCCTGTTTCGAGATCAGACCGAAATTTGCTTCGAAGATCCACAGGCGGGGATTGTGGTCTATCGCTACACGCCGCGGCTTTGAAGCGAGTTTTCTCAACAGCCTGATTGCGAGAAGTGAACTATTCCCGGTGAATCAGAATTGTTCTAGTAACCACCCGAGGAGGATCGTCTTGGTGCCGGACTCGCGGTCGAGTTGCTGCCAGAAGGATTACTGCTACTCGGATATCTGTCGCTCGGATAGCTGCTGCTCTCATAGCTGCTTCCGGGATAGTTGCCAGAGGTGGGGCGATTGAATGAGTCGGGCCAGCTTTCCCGAATGCTGCGATCCAGTTCGTCACGCATGCGGCCGACGGCAGGAGCAATCACCTGATCGCGGACAAAATCGCGAGTCACACTGGAGGCATCGAACAGGGGGGCATCGCCACCTTCCGCATTATCGCCCCACAAAACGGGCGAATAAGGACGGACTGGCTCACTGCGATAATTCGACTGACTTGTTGATTCGTAATTGCGGGGCGGTGCAAAGCGATCATCTGCAGAACTTCGAGTGGGGGCCGAGTAGGGGTTCTCGCGGGTGTTATTCGAACCGCCATAAGGATCGTAATTCCGGAAGCGATCCCGCGAGTTGTTTGCAGGAAGGTTTTGACGAGGTTGGGCAGCAGGAGGCTCAGAACCAGGATTAGCAGTCTGCCCCCAAAGTTGATCCCACATCTGTGTCAGCCGGCTGCTCGATGAGCCTTGAGAGACTGGTTGCGTGGGAACTTCACTGGAAGATCTGCGACTCCGATCCGTCAGTTCCCCAGGCTCTGGGCGAGCCGGTGAAGGACGAACTCCAGGGCGCGATCTGTTCCCAGAGTAGGCATTGCTGTCATCATTTCGATACGCAATTGAGTCAGTCTGGAATTCGCGGAGATAGGGCGAAAGGGTATTGCGAAATGTTTCGGGCATCAGGGGCAAAGCTTCCCCAATGATGAGTCGAGCAATCGAATGAGATTCCGTCTGCAGAATCATTTGGCGAGCAGCGGGTGAAACTGTGATGAGCAGGACAGTCACGACCACAGTGAGAATCACCCCTTTGACGGCCCCCAGCAGGAATCCCAGATGCTTGTCAAACTCGGCCAGCTTGAGTTTTTCGAGTGACTCCTTGACCGAGCGAATCATCAGGTAGACGGCCAGTGAGACTGCCACGTAAACGGCAATGAGTGCCAGAACATCGGCCAAAGGTGGGTCACCAAACAAAGGAGCCAGTGAAGGAGAAACTGGCCCTGCGACCATGTAGCCCAGAATTAATGAGGCGACGGGAGCCACCTGCCATGCGAGACCGCGCCAGGCACCCTGAATGGCCATACCGACCACAATCAGCAGCATCACGATGTCGTAAGTGGTCATGAGCAATGCCCTTGAATCTGGCGAACCAATTCCAGCTTTCGTTGCTGGTTTGCACCGAGGAGTCGTCGCCCGTTATCGGCGATGAACCTGAAAGCTGGAATCTG is a window of Planctopirus limnophila DSM 3776 DNA encoding:
- a CDS encoding prenyltransferase/squalene oxidase repeat-containing protein; translated protein: MAWPLILSEGRGRKRDFSPAVMIYLLAISLVFGGRVASAQVPERSPADVQIEKPLPRRDTIEIDARKLLTPATDASINKGLAFLAARQHTDGSFGSGSIYRRNVAVTGLAGMSMLAAGSTPSRGKYATEIKLSIDFILKHSKPSGYILCEESPSHGPMYGHGFATLYLAEVYGMTPQENVRTALKNAVNLIVGSQNPEGGWRYDPDGKDADISVTVCQMMALRAARNAGIAVPRETVDRCTEYVKKCQNGDGGFRYRLEPRPQSQFPRSAAALVALNSAGIYEGPEIRTGIEYLLRFSPRAELFRYENHFYYGHYYAVQVMWHRGGEGWENWYSGIRDELLERQLPDGSWPDSLICAEYGTAMACLILQMPNNYLPIFQR
- a CDS encoding HU family DNA-binding protein; the protein is MTKKEIVKAISDEIGLTQLKTKEIVQKTFDAIVETLVADGRIELRNFGVFEVKKRAARKARNPRTGDKVFVPEKFVVTFKPGKEMEEKVRQLEEAAAREAMARHEQEQAAERAAEQVAAIPAPVAATPPPSYAEPAAAISPVPAPLPSVNGHESGISETAVPGTSQDSGQV
- a CDS encoding CvpA family protein, encoding MTTYDIVMLLIVVGMAIQGAWRGLAWQVAPVASLILGYMVAGPVSPSLAPLFGDPPLADVLALIAVYVAVSLAVYLMIRSVKESLEKLKLAEFDKHLGFLLGAVKGVILTVVVTVLLITVSPAARQMILQTESHSIARLIIGEALPLMPETFRNTLSPYLREFQTDSIAYRNDDSNAYSGNRSRPGVRPSPARPEPGELTDRSRRSSSEVPTQPVSQGSSSSRLTQMWDQLWGQTANPGSEPPAAQPRQNLPANNSRDRFRNYDPYGGSNNTRENPYSAPTRSSADDRFAPPRNYESTSQSNYRSEPVRPYSPVLWGDNAEGGDAPLFDASSVTRDFVRDQVIAPAVGRMRDELDRSIRESWPDSFNRPTSGNYPGSSYESSSYPSDRYPSSSNPSGSNSTASPAPRRSSSGGY